GGGGACGGGCAAGACCGCTGCCTTCCTCATCACGATCCTGACCCGGCTCCTTCGGAGCAAGAATCAAAAACGGGCCGGTTCCTCGCCGCGGGCCTTCATCGTCGCCCCCACTCGGGAACTGGCCGTCCAGATTTATGAAGAAGCCAAACTGCTCGGGCAGGGGACCAGTTTTTCCATGCTGGCCGTTTACGGCGGCGTCGACTACCAGAAGCAGCGGGACCGGCTCAAACTCGGTGTCGACATTCTGGTGGGGACACCGGGCCGACTCATCGACTATTACAAACAACGGGTCTTCGACCTGAAGGGGGTGGAGATCGTTGTCGTTGACGAAGCCGACCGGATGTTTGACATGGGCTTCATCAAGGATCTCCGTTACATGATGCGTCGTCTCCCCCACTACACCAAACGGCAGTCAATGCTCTTTTCCGCCACCCTCTCCTACCGGGTGATGGAACTCGGCTACGAACACATGAACCTTCCCGTCCAACTCTCCGTTTCGGAAGAGAAAATCACCGCCGATAAGGTGGACCAGGTCCTCTATCATACGGGGATGGAGGAAAAGCCCCCTCTCCTGCTGGGACTCCTGAAACGGGAAGGGGGGAAAAGGGTCCTCCTCTTTGTCAACACCAAAGTCGTGGCCGACCGGGTCACCCGGCTCCTGAACGCCAACGGGTACAAGACCCGGGCCATCACGGGGGACATCCCCCAGACCAAGCGGCAGAAAATCCTTGAATCATTCAAGGCGGGAACCCTGCCGATTCTCGTCGCCACCGATGTGGCGTCGAGGGGACTTCATATCGAGGGAGTCACCCACGTTATTAACTATGACCTACCCCAGGACGCAGAGGACTATGTTCACCGGATCGGAAGAACGGCCCGTGCCGGCGCTTCGGGCAAGGCGATCAGCCTCGCCTGCGAACGGTATGTCTATTCATTGGAAGAGATTGAGGCCCTGATCGGGGGAAAAATCCCCACGCGAATGCCGGACGAAGAACTCCTGGTCAAGGAGTATCAGGCCGCCCCGCCCCGGAAACATCGCAGACCCTCCCCCACAAAAAGAGGAGCGAAATCTTCATATTCCAAAGGACGGTCCCGACAGAAAAGAGGACAACCGTCGAGGAGGCCGCACCAAGGCAGAAGCTCCTGATCTCCCCAGGAACGTCAACCACTCTCTTTTCATAACAACATAACGAGTATTATCTTCCGCATATATACGTCGTTACATCCTTCGGAAAAATTTCCTTCTTCTGTTGATCATTTGATACAATATTATGAGAGGAACGTTTCGATCCATTTCAGAAGGGAGTAAAAGAATGAAAGGTTTTTTTTTGGTAATGATGACAATCAGTCTTCTGATCGTCTGCCTGTTAGTGGTGAAAGACCTTTCCAGACAGGAGACGCAGGATGGAGGGAAAACACGAATCACTGCGATCGACCGTGCCGAAGAAGCGGCAAGCACAGTAAATCAAAGGACGGATGAAATAAACAAAAAACTGCAACAGGCCCTGGAAGAATAGCCGGAAAGCCAAGAGCCTGCCTTACCGGTTTGCAGTCATGCGGGAGACCTTCTCCCGGGTCAGCGCCCGTTTCAACCGAAGCTCGGCTCTTTGAAAACGGCTTTCGTCTTCCTCCCGCATTTCCCGGAGGCTCTTTTCCGCCCGCTCTTGCGAGGCATGGGCTCGAGCGACATCAATCTCGTCGGAACGCTCCGCCGTCTCGGCTAAGACAATAACATGGTCCTCATGGACTTCGATGAACCCTCCGCTCACAGCGTAATAGATCTCGCTTCCCTCCCGCCGGGTCGAAATGATCCCGATCTGCAGGGTACTGAGAAAGGGGACATGACCGGGAAGGACCCCGAACTCTCCCACGGAACCGGGAAGGGTCACTTCATCCACTTCCTCCGAGAAGGCAAGCCGTTCCGGAGTCACGATTTCAAAGAGAAGTTTGCCTGCCATAGTATAATCCTGTTCCCCTTTTATTCTGCCGTCGAGGTAGGAGCACTTTCCATCATCTTCGTATGATGTTGCTCTGTGTCTCAGGCTTTCCCCGTGCTTCCCCGTGGTTAATTGCTTTTGATTTTGCGTTGTGCCTCTGCCCCTTTGTGCCTTTGTATCTCTGTGCCTGATCCGCTTATGCCGTACCGGCGGCAATCTGCTCCGACTTTTCGGCTGCTTCCTCTATGGAACCGACCATATAGAAGGCCTGTTCCGGCAGATCGTCATGTTTTCCTTCGACGATCTCCTTGAAGCCCCGCACCGTGTCTTCCAGCTTGACGAACTTCCCGGGCATGCCGGTAAAAGTCTCGGCCACAAAGAACGGCTGAGAAAGGAAACGCTGCATCTTCCGGGCCCGGCTGACGACCAGTTTGTCCTCTTCGGAAAGTTCGTCCATTCCCAGGATAGCGATGATGTCCTGCAGGTCCTTGTATTTCTGCAGCACAAGCTGCACCTCACGTGCCACCTGATAGTGTTCTTCTCCGACGATCCTCGGATCAAGAATCCGGGAGGTCGAATCGAGGGGATCCACAGCCGGATAGATACCGAGTTCGGCAATCTGCCGGGAAAGAACGGTTGTGGCATCAAGGTGGGCGAAGGTCGTGGCCGGCGCCGGATCGGTCAGGTCGTCGGCAGGAACGTAAACAGCCTGGATCGAGGTGATCGAGCCTTTCTTGGTCGTCGCAATCCGCTCCTGAAGATCCCCCATCTCCGTTGCCAGGGTCGGCTGGTACCCCACGGCGGAGGGCATCCGACCCATCAGGGCGGACACTTCGGAACCCGCCTGGGTAAAACGGAACATATTGTCAATGAAGAGAAGCACATCCTGGCCTTCCTGGTCACGGAAGTATTCCGCGACGGTCAGGGCGGACAGTGCAACACGGAGACGGGCACCCGGAGGCTCGTTCATCTGCCCGTAGATAAGGGCCGTCTTGTCGAGAACGCCGGACTCTTTCATTTCAAGGTAAAGGTCGTTTCCTTCTCGGGTCCGCTCCCCCACACCGGCGAAGCAGGAGTACCCGCCGTGGGTCGTCGCCACGGCATGAATCAGCTCCATAATCAAGACGGTCTTCCCCACACCGGCACCACCGAAAAGGCCCGTCTTGCCTCCCTTCGAATAAGGCGCCAGCAGGTCGATCACCTTGATCCCCGTCTCAAAGATCTGGAGCGTCGGATCAAGAGTGTCAAAGGGGGGAGAAGGACGATGGATCGGCCACCGCTCCTCGCATTTGATCTTGCCCCGATTGTCAACCGGTTCCCCGATCACGTTCATAATCCGCCCCAGGGCGCCCTTGCCGACTGGAACGGAGATCGGATGTCCCGTATCCTTGACCACCATTCCCCGGATCAGGCCATCGGTCCCGTCCATGGCAATACAACGGACGGTACTCTCGCCCAAGTGCTGCTGCACCTCCAGGGTGATATTGATTTCCCCCGCTTCAATCTTCAGGGCATTCATGAGGGAGGGGACCTTCCCCACCTCAAACTCGACGTCCACCACGGCGCCCAGTACCTGTGTGATCTTTCCTTCGTTCATGAGACTGGTTCCCCTTTCCCGAATATTCACGGATCCTCTAAAATCTATTTGAGAGCTTCCGCCCCCCCCACGATTTCCGAAATTTCCTTGGTAATCTGGGCCTGCCGCGCCTTATTCATGGAGAGCGTCAACTGATGAATCAGGTCGGTGGCATTATTCGTCGCCGAATCCATGGCCGTCATCCGGGCACCCTGTTCACTCGCCTCGGACTCCAGCAGCGCCCGGAAAATCTGGGTCTCCACATACTGCGGCAGGATGCGGGCCAGGACCTCTTCCTCCGACGGCTCAAAAAGATAATCCACGGCATTCGTTTCTTCCGTCAGCTCCAGCGGTTGGATCGGAAGGAGTTGTTCCACGATCACTTTCTGTGAGATGGCCGACTTGAATTCGTTATAGACCAGATAGATGACATCCAGTTCCTCCCGGGCAAAGGGTTCAACAAGATCGTGAGCGATCTCTGAAGCCTTGCCGTAATCCATCTTCCCGGAAAGTTCCGTATAGACCTTTTCCATCGGGATTTCACGGTTCTTGAAGAAGCTCTGCCCCTTCTTGCCGATCACGGAGAGGGTCACCGGATTCCGTTTCTGCTGCTGTTCCTGCAGAAAATGAAGTGCCCGGCGGGAGAGATTTGAATTGAAGCCGCCGCAGAGCCCCCGATCGGAGGTCAGGACCAGGAGACCTACGCGATACTCCTCCCGCACATGAAGGAGAGGATGCGCCGCTCTACCGGTTCGTGCCGCCAAGCTCGAAAGGACGAGATGCATCTTCTGCGCATAGGGCCGCGCCGCCAGGACCGCATCCTGTGCCTTTTTCATCTTCGCAGCGGCCACCATCTTCATCGCCTTGGTGATCTGCTGGGTATTCTTAACGGAGGCAATCCGCTGCCGAATGTCACGTAAACTTGCCATGCGTTATCCTGTCTAAAAGTCTATGCCGAGAAACCGGCCTTTACATCTTCGATGATTTTTTTGATCTTGGCCTCCAAATCATCATCGATTTTCCCTTTTTCCCGGATATCTTTTCTGAGATCTCCGTGACTCTCTTCCAGCGACTTGTGGAGTTCCTGTTCAAATTTCAGAATCCGGTCCGTCGGAATGTCATCAAGATATCCCCGGGTCGCTGCAATAATACTGACAATCTGCAGATCGACCGGCATCGGAACATATTGCCCCTGTTTCAGAATTTCCACGGTCTTTTCCCCGCGGTTCAACTGCTGCTGTGTCGCCTTATCGAGATCGCTCCCGAACTGGGCGAAGGCCGCCAGTTCCCGGTACTGGGCCAGATCGAGACGGATCCGGCCGGCAACCTGCTTCATCGCCTTCACCTGCGCGGCACCGCCGACCCGGGAGACGGAGAGCCCCACGTTTACGGCGGGCCGGATTCCGGAATAGAAAAGGTTGGATTCAAGAAAGATCTGACCATCCGTAATGGAAATTACGTTCGTCGGGATATAGGCCGAAACATCATTGGCCTGGGTTTCGATGATGGGCAGCGCCGTCAGGGAACCGCCTCCCTTTTCGTCGCTCATCTTTGCGGCCCGCTCTAAAAGACGGGAATGGAGATAAAAGACATCCCCGGGATAGGCCTCACGTCCCGGCGGACGACGGAGCAGAAGCGAAACCTGCCGGTAGGCAACGGCCTGTTTGGAAAGATCATCGTAGAAGATGACGGCGTGGCGACCGGAATCACGATAATATTCCCCGATGGTACAACCCATGTAGGGGGCAATATACTGCAGCGGCGCCGGGTCACTGGCCGTCGCGGCCACAACGATGGTGTATTCCATGGCACCATGCTCTTCAAGACGTTCCACCACCTGGGCCACGGTGGAGCGTTTCTGGCCGATGGCGACATAGATGCAGAAGACATCGGTATTCTTCTGGTTGATGATCGTGTCGACGGCAATGGCCGTCTTGCCCGTCTGGCGGTCGCCGATGATCAGTTCCCGCTGTCCCCGCCCGATCGGAATCATCGAATCGATGGCCTTGATCCCCGTCTGAAGCGGCTCACTCACAGGCTGACGGTCGATAATGCCCGGCGCCTTGATCTCCATCTTCCGGGTCTCTTTGGCCTCGATCGGCCCCTTACCGTCAATCGGTTCCCCCAGGGCGTTGACCACCCGTCCGACCATGGCCTCCCCGACGGGGGCCTCCACGATCCGGCCGGTCCGTTTGACGATATCCCCTTCCTTGATCTGCGTGTCTCCGCCTAAGATCACGGCACCCACATTGTCCTGCTCGAGATTGAGAGCGATGCCCATGATCCCCCCGGGAAACTCCAGGTACTCACCGGACATGCAGTTTTCGAGACCGAAGATACGGGCGATCCCGTCCCCCACGCTGATTACGGTCCCGACCTCGGCGACATCGACGCCGGACTCAAACTCGGAGATCTGCTTCTTGATCAGTTCACTGATCTCAGCGGCCTTGATTTCCATATGCTACCCCTTTACAAGTTGTTCCTTTAACTTGATCATCGAAGACTTGATACTTCCGTCATAGACTACGCTTCCGATCCGGGTCACGGCCCCGCCGATCAATGCCGGGTCTTCTTTCACTTTCAGATAGATACGTTTCCCGGAAAGGGCCTCCAGTTTCGCCTGCAGGTTTTTCTTATCCTCTTCCTTCAAGGGCAAGGCCGTCGTAACTTCCGCCTTGGCCCGGTTGTGAATCTCATCGGCAAAACGGACATATTCCCGGTAGATCTCCCTGATTATGGGAAATCGGTCTTTCCCGATCAGAAGGCGCAAAAACCGCTTGAGAAGACCGCTGACCCGGATCTCGTCAACCACCATGTCAAGAAGCTTTCCTTTGTCTTCATTATTAAAGACCGGATTGAAAAAGAAGTTCTTCAACTTTCGATTTTCGACAACCGTCTTGACGATTGTACCGAATTCTTTTTCCACCTGATCGGCTATCCCTTCCTGCGTGGCAAGATCGATCAGTGCCTTGGCATACCTTCTGGAAACGACGCTGCTCACAAAGGTCTCCTATTTCAGCCCGGCGATATATTCATCCATGAACCGCCGATGGTCCCCGGGGGTCAGTTCCTGAACCAGTTTCTCTTCGGAGAGCTTCAGGGCCAGTTCGACGGCTTCCCGTTTTAAGGTCTCGCGGGCCTTCTTCATCTCCTGTTCAATCGACTCCTTCGCTTTCTCCTCCATCCGTTTTGCCTTCTCATGGGCCTCGGCGATCAAACGCTCCTTCAGCTTTTCCGCATTCTCTATCGCCTTCTTCCGGATATCGGCAAACTCTTCGTCCCGGTTGGCAAGGCGATCGGAAAGCTCCCGATACTTCGCTTCAGCCTCTTCCTTGCTCTTCTTCGCCTCTTCCAGGCTTTTCAGGATCGCCTCCCGCCGACCGGCAAAGAAGTCCCGCATCGGCTGGGCAAGAAACTTGTAAAGCAGAATTGCGAGGACGGCAAAATTGACCACCCGCCAGAACATTTCCATAGAGAGAATAGGAACTACCTTTTCCGCCCCCCCTTCGCCGGCAGCCCATAGAACGGACGCGGTCCCGACCATCATCAGACCTGCGATCAGGATTTTTGCTGCAACACGCATCTTCGGCATCTTCATCCAACGGCAAATCATGAGAGGGTCCTTCCCAATATCTTCGAAGAAATTTCCAGAGAGAGAGTCTTCACGGATTTTTCCAATTCAATTTTTGCAGCATCAACGCTCTTCTCCAGTTCCCCCATCCCCCGATCAATGATCTTTCCCACCTCCTTCTGCGCGGCGGAAAGGATTTCCTTCTCCCCGGCAAGAGCGGCGTCATATGCCTCGTTGAAGGCAACCTTGGCATCCCGCTTCGCCTCCTGAAGGGCACGGGCATATTCTTCGTTCAGCTTTTCCATATTTCGTACGGCACCGGCTGCATCACCGGCCGCACCCTCAATGATACCCTTCCGGTCGTCCAGGACCTTCAGTATGGGTCGATAAAGAAGAGAATTCAGGATCGCCATCAGGATCAGGATCAGGATAACGGCAGGAACAATCACATGAAGATTCAGTTCAATCACGTTCGATTCCTTTGTTCAGGATGATCTTCTGGGTTTGCATGATCGCCCGGTAACGCTGGTAAGGGGCCAAACTGAAAAAAGCTTTGGGACATTAGCATATTCTAAAATGGATTGTCAAGGGCATTTAACGAAAAAAACAATACCGCTGATTTGGCAAGCTAAACAACACGGAAACAATAAATTTCATCTTTCGTTTTTCGCAACCTTTACCTTTCTGAAGTTACTAACTCAGACGACAGATGCGTTTTTTGCTGAACCGTTCTTCTTGACAGGGAAGGAAATCGGTAGCTTGACGGAATCGCGCCCTTTTCGGAGGGTACGGAATTAATCATCCTCAAGAAAAAAGCCCTCGATACGATCGTCCGGAAATACCCCGAAATCGGCATCAAAATTATCCGGAAAATCAGCCGCGTGGTCTCGATCCGGGCACGAACCTCCGGAGACCGTCTTACAAAAATATTTTAAGTTTCAAGATGTTCGGAAAAAGCAAAAAAAAGTTGACAGCGCAATCCGAATTTGATAAAAAACCATTCATATATTAGAATTTGTGAAAATTTGTTTGTCCTCATCCGTTACTTATAATCAAACCGGTTCGTTACGTCAAAGATATTCGAGCAGGCAGTAAGGAGAAAAGATATGTACGATTCGGGTAAGGTTCTCTTGGGAATTATTATCTTTCTGGTCATGGTAACTTTTCCGCTTTACTACAACATCGGAAGAGCCGATATCAAACCGGAGCCCGACCTGAACACCCTCGCCATACGGAAAATGGCGGTCAAACAGTGCATCGAAAAAACCCCGTACATGCGATCCAACCATATGAAGCTTCTGAAAGGTTGGATGGATGGCTTTCTCAAGGACGGAACCATGGAGTACAAGGCCGGTAACGGCAAAACATACGAAACCTCTTTCGACACCTGCATGGAATGTCATGCAAGCCGGAAAAAGTTCTGTGACACCTGCCACAGCTATGCCGGGGTACAGCCATACTGCTGGAAATGCCATTCCCTGGATGACGAGGGGTGAACCGGGTTATCCTTTCACTCTTTCGGCAGTTCCGGCTGACGACTTCACATCAATTCTTCGAATCCGTTCGGGGGTGTCGTAGTGAATCGGCATTCACGTAATAACGATCGTCGCCCCGGATCGAAACCCGGTTGACAATCCTTTCCTGATTCAATAGAATCAATTCCGTCTCGTAAACCGTTATGAAAATCCGTGTAGACGGCAGACCGGCTGGTTGGATGGAAAAGATTCTCCCGCACTTCAATACAAAGACAAGAATCCGAAAGATAAATATATGAAAATTCTGGTGACCGGTTCAGGCGGCAGGGAACATGCTCTGGTCTGGAAAATCGCTCAGAGCCCGAAGGTTGAGAAGATCTACTGTGCGCCGGGGAACGGCGGGATCGAGGCTCTGGCGGAATGCGTTCCGATCGGGGCGGAAGAGATTGATCAACTCCTCGCTTTCGCCCGGAAAAAGGAAATCGATCTGACCGTAACCGGCCCGGAAGCACCGCTCACTCACGGGATCGTCAATCGCTTTGAGGAGGCCGGGCTTCCCATCTTCGGCCCCCGGAAAGAGGCGGCGATCCTGGAAGGAAGCAAAAAGTTCACGAAGGACTTCCTGAAACGTCATCACATCCCGACGGCGGCCTACGCATGTTTTCAGGATGCACAAGCCGCCATCGACTACATTCATCAACAGGGCATCCCGATCGTGGTCAAGGCAGACGGCCTGGCCGCAGGCAAGGGGGTCTTCGTCGCGCAGAACGAAGAGGAGGCAATCGCCGCCGTCCGGACGGTGATGGAAGACAAAAAATTCGGCGATGCCGGAGAAACCCTCGTGGTGGAGGAGTGTCTCGTCGGGGAGGAGGCCTCTTTCATGGTCTTCTCCGACGGGAAGACGGTCGTCCCCATGGTCTCTTCCCAGGACCACAAACAGATCTTTGACGGAGATACCGGACCGAACACGGGTGGTATGGGCGCCTATTCCCCGGCACCGGTGATCCAGGGCCGGACCTCGGAGATCATGGAAAACATCATGATCCCCACGATCCGGGGAATGGAAGAAGAAGGTCGTCCCTTCCGGGGTGTCCTTTACGCGGGCCTGATGATGACCGATACCGGCCCCCAGGTCCTGGAATTTAACGTTCGCTTCGGAGATCCCGAGGCACAACCGATCCTCTTTCGCCTGAAGACGGACCTGATCGAGATCATGGAAGCAATCGGGAAAAAACGGCTCCATGAATGCCGGATCGAGTGGAGCAACGATTCCACCGCATGTGTTGTCCTGGCCTCGGACGGCTATCCCGGCACCTACGAAAAGGGAAAGGTGATTACCGGCCTGTCCGATCTTCCGGACTCCTCCGACCTTTTTGTCTTCCATGCCGGGACCGAAAGAGCGGGAGAACGGATTCTGACCGCAGGCGGCCGGGTTCTCAGCGTAACAGCCTCGGGGCAGGACCTCCCTGCGGCGCTGGGCCGTGCCTACGACACCGTCCACCGAATTGATTTTCCAGGGAAATATTTCCGTACCGACATCGGCCGGAAAGGACTGGACCGGCAAACCGATTGAAAGGAAACTAATGACCCAGCCACTGGTCGCCATTGTCATGGGGAGTGATTCGGACCTCCCGGTTGTGAAAGAAACCATCTCCATCCTGAAGGCCTTTGAGGTTCCCTGCGAGGTGCGGGTCATTTCCGCCCACCGCACACCGGATCTTGCCACCGATTTTGCCGGGAAGGCCGCCGGTCGGGGAATTCAGGTCATTATCGCAGCAGCCGGCGGTGCGGCCCATCTTGCCGGAGTCCTGGCGGCAGGCACTCTGCTTCCCGTGATCGGCGTCCCTATCCCCTCCTCTTCCCTGCAAGGGCTGGATGCCCTGCTTTCCACGGTCCAGATGCCGGGCGGAGTCCCGGTGGCTACCATGGGAATCGGGAACGGCGGGGCAAAGAACGCCGGTCTGCTGGCCATTCGTATTCTTGCCCTGGAAAACGGAGATCTACGCGAAGCATTGAAGGAATACCGGGCGACACAGCATAAAAAGGTGGAAGAAGCCGACCAACGTGTAAGGGACCTGGGATGAAGGGCGGACTGCTGCTCTCTTTTCTTTTCCTGCTCCTCTTTCCGGTTACCGCCTCCGGCGCAGATGCGGTGGTTTCAGGAGAGGAGGCGCTCCTTTCCCCGGATCGTATCCAACAACTCCTGAAACAGAATGAAGTTCCCCTCTCCCTGCAGGCCTGTCTGCAACTTGCCCTGAAGAACAACCTGGAAATCGCCATTGAACGCATTAACCCGGCCATGAGCCGGCAACGGGTCGAGCAGGCAAAATCAGACTTTGATCCGGTTGTTTCTCTGACTTTATCGAAGGACCGATCCGTCCGGCAGGTCGGCTCCGCCCTGGCCCTTCCTTCTCAAAATGAACGGGAAGATCTCAAAATGGATGCCGGGATTTCCGGGAAGTGGGTCACCGGAACGGAAACGGAACTGCATTTTACCAGTAACCGCAACATAACCAACTCCATCTTTGCCGGCCTTAACCCCTCCTACTCCTCGGAATTGATCCTCTCCCTGACGCAGCCGCTGCTGAAGGACTTCGGGATCTCCGCCAACACAACCGCTCTCCGGATCGCCTCGAACAATGAGACGATCTCCCAATACCGGTTCGCCGATCAGGTCATGCGGATTCTTTACAATGTGGAATCGGCCTATTGGGAACTGGTCTATGCAAAAGATGCCCTGCAGGTCGCTGAGAAATCGTTGAAACGATCGGAAGATTTCCTGAAATTAACGGAAGGGAAGGTGAACGTCGGGCTGCTCCCCAAGGTGGAGGTCCTGTATGCCGAAGCGGAACAAGCCGCCCGGAAGGAGGGAGTCATCTCCGCCCGGGACAGACTGCAGGATGACGAGGATCTGCTCCGCAGACTTCTGAACCTTTCAGACATGGAAAACTACTGGGAAATTCATCTGGTGCCCACCGATTCGCCCCGGATCGAACCGGTCAAATCCAATCTGACGAGAGAACTGCAGGAGGGTCTGAAACACCGTCCGGACCTGAATCAGGCCCGGATG
The sequence above is a segment of the Deltaproteobacteria bacterium genome. Coding sequences within it:
- a CDS encoding TolC family protein — translated: MKGGLLLSFLFLLLFPVTASGADAVVSGEEALLSPDRIQQLLKQNEVPLSLQACLQLALKNNLEIAIERINPAMSRQRVEQAKSDFDPVVSLTLSKDRSVRQVGSALALPSQNEREDLKMDAGISGKWVTGTETELHFTSNRNITNSIFAGLNPSYSSELILSLTQPLLKDFGISANTTALRIASNNETISQYRFADQVMRILYNVESAYWELVYAKDALQVAEKSLKRSEDFLKLTEGKVNVGLLPKVEVLYAEAEQAARKEGVISARDRLQDDEDLLRRLLNLSDMENYWEIHLVPTDSPRIEPVKSNLTRELQEGLKHRPDLNQARMDLENRKIRFRYTRNQLLPRVDLIGSLGLSGLAGKALPQQDFQDPTKTVLSPFNGNYNDSLKELESGGNYSYSLGIQVTYPLGNREAKSKMVLARLKKRQALFGLRDLENRVIQEIREAYRQIRTNRKRIAATEAARKLAGERLKSETRRFKLGMATSHDVLEDQEKFALAQRNELQARIDYRTSRVNLERVKGTLLAYKGIILEPGGSR